One genomic window of Arachis hypogaea cultivar Tifrunner chromosome 8, arahy.Tifrunner.gnm2.J5K5, whole genome shotgun sequence includes the following:
- the LOC112706370 gene encoding delta(8)-fatty-acid desaturase 1, whose amino-acid sequence MAGEVKSTRKCSISLEELSKHNKIEDLWISIHGKIYNVTNWAKHHPGGDLPLLNLAGQDATDAFLAYHPLAASQHLHNFFTGYYLQDYAVSQVSGDYRKLLSHFTAMGMFDTKGHTVFFTMLLMAVLFCSSVYGVFCSSSPLVHVCCGGLMGFFWIQSGWIGHDSGHYQVMTTQRFNRFAQILSGNCLAGISIGWWKWNHNAHHIACNSLDHDPDLQHIPFFVVSSKFFNSITSCFYDRKLNFDCVARFLVSYQHFTFYPVMCFARLNLFAQSFFLLFSNRKVPNRVQEILGMLVFWIWYPLLVSFLPNWGERIVFVIASFAVTGIQHVQFCLNHFSSSVYVGPPRSSDWFEKQTIGTLNVDCSPWMDWFHGGLQFQVEHHLFPRLPRCHLRSISPLVKELCKKHGLPYNHVSFWKANVLTLNTLKDAALQARNLSNPIPKNLVWEAVNTHG is encoded by the coding sequence ATGGCTGGTGAGGTAAAATCCACCAGAAAGTGCAGCATTTCACTTGAAGAACTCAGCAAACACAACAAGATAGAGGATCTTTGGATCTCAATCCATGGAAAGATCTACAATGTAACCAACTGGGCCAAACACCACCCTGGAGGTGACCTTCCATTGCTTAACCTCGCCGGCCAAGACGCCACAGACGCGTTCCTTGCCTACCATCCCCTTGCAGCCTCCCAACACCTTCACAACTTCTTCACAGGGTACTATCTCCAAGACTACGCCGTCTCCCAGGTCTCTGGAGACTATAGGAAGCTCTTGTCCCACTTCACAGCAATGGGGATGTTTGATACCAAGGGACACACTGTCTTCTTCACAATGCTGCTCATGGCAGTGCTATTCTGTTCCAGTGTCTATGGCGTGTTCTGTTCTAGCAGCCCTTTGGTGCATGTCTGTTGTGGTGGCCTAATGGGATTCTTTTGGATTCAGAGTGGTTGGATTGGACATGATTCCGGCCACTACCAGGTCATGACGACGCAGCGTTTCAACCGTTTCGCGCAAATTCTCTCCGGGAATTGCCTTGCTGGGATTAGTATTGGGTGGTGGAAGTGGAACCACAATGCTCACCACATTGCTTGCAATAGCCTTGATCATGATCCGGATCTTCAGCACATTCCTTTCTTTGTGGTATCTTCCAAGTTCTTCAATTCCATTACTTCTTGCTTCTATGATAGGAAATTGAACTTTGATTGTGTTGCTAGGTTCTTGGTGAGCTATCAGCACTTCACATTTTACCCTGTAATGTGCTTTGCTAGGCTCAATTTGTTTGCACAATCTTTCTTCTTGTTGTTTTCCAATAGGAAGGTACCAAACAGGGTTCAAGAGATTTTAGGGATGCTTGTTTTCTGGATTTGGTACCCTCTTTTGGTTTCATTCTTACCAAATTGGGGAGAAAGAATAGTGTTTGTGATTGCAAGTTTTGCTGTGACTGGGATACAGCATGTTCAGTTCTGTTTGAACCATTTCTCTTCAAGTGTGTATGTTGGGCCACCAAGAAGCAGTGATTGGTTTGAGAAGCAGACAATTGGGACACTCAATGTGGATTGCTCTCCTTGGATGGACTGGTTCCATGGTGGACTGCAGTTCCAGGTGGAGCACCACCTGTTTCCGCGGCTGCCGCGGTGCCATCTGAGGAGCATTTCACCTCTTGTGAAGGAACTTTGCAAGAAGCATGGATTGCCTTACAACCATGTCTCATTTTGGAAAGCCAATGTGCTAACACTTAACACACTCAAGGATGCAGCATTGCAGGCTAGAAACCTTTCCAATCCCATTCCCAAGAACTTGGTTTGGGAAGCCGTTAACACTCATGGATGA
- the LOC112706371 gene encoding NDR1/HIN1-like protein 13 — translation MTEPASKPNGNGAINGTAAAPAVNGNQGPVKSQLYNPNRQVYRPQSHYHRRHRSGRSICCCCCFWTILIILAAALLAAIVGAALYVLYRPHQPQFSITNLRIARMNLTTSTDSPSHLTTLFNLTLIAKNPNNHLVFFYDPFTVTALSDSVFIGNGSLTAFESDKNNQTSLRAVVSGSQDLDTESLSTMRSALKKKKGFPVVIQMDTKVKMRMEWLKSKKVGIRVTCDGIRGTVPAGKSPAVASVIDSQCKVDLRIKIWKFSF, via the coding sequence ATGACGGAACCGGCTTCCAAACCCAACGGAAACGGCGCAATTAACGGAACCGCCGCAGCCCCAGCGGTTAACGGCAACCAAGGCCCAGTCAAATCCCAGCTCTACAACCCCAACCGCCAAGTCTATCGCCCACAGTCGCACTACCACCGCCGGCACCGCTCCGGTCGCAGcatctgctgctgctgctgcttctgGACAATCCTCATCATCCTCGCCGCCGCACTCCTCGCCGCAATCGTAGGCGCCGCACTCTACGTTCTTTACCGGCCACACCAGCCGCAATTCTCCATCACCAACCTCCGCATTGCGAGGATGAACCTAACAACCTCCACTGACTCGCCGTCACACCTGACCACACTCTTCAACCTCACTCTCATCGCAAAGAACCCTAACAACCACCTTGTGTTCTTCTACGATCCGTTCACCGTGACGGCGCTGTCAGATTCCGTTTTCATTGGGAACGGGTCGCTAACAGCGTTTGAGTCCGACAAGAACAACCAGACGAGCTTGAGGGCGGTGGTGTCGGGGTCACAGGATCTGGACACGGAGTCGCTGAGCACCATGAGATCGgcactgaagaagaagaaggggttcCCGGTGGTGATTCAGATGGACACCAAGGTGAAGATGAGAATGGAGTGGCTCAAGAGCAAGAAGGTTGGCATCAGAGTCACCTGCGATGGGATCAGGGGCACCGTCCCCGCCGGCAAGTCGCCGGCTGTTGCTTCCGTCATCGACTCCCAGTGTAAGGTTGATCTCAGAATCAAGATCTGGAAGttctctttttag
- the LOC112706372 gene encoding uncharacterized protein isoform X2 — translation MAWVPRFNASRIWLPAFLFSLCILFFTPTIPRSHNHHHFVDMRNLLGVPNTINVITNFPFLIVGVLGFVLALDGAVFYISSQGEVYAWVVFYAGIVGVAFGSAYYHLKPDNHRVLWDTLPMMVAFSSLFSALVVERFGQRIGLFCLFALIFAAVLCVVYERNYNDIRFCMIFQLTLPLAIPVIAFMYSSKYTHSRYWFLATGIYLLAKFEGATDKKLYHANNYIISGHSLEHLCLSLIPIVLSIMLIYRESKFQRLVDLKDRHQRGVNDDFSTELYMAETLQHTEQVKTN, via the exons ATGGCTTGGGTACCAAGATTCAACGCAAGTCGTATATGGCTACCTgcatttctcttctctctttgcaTCCTCTTCTTCACTCCCACTATCCCTCGCTCCCACAACCACCACCATTTCGTTGACATGCGCAATCTTCTCG GAGTTCCCAACACCATCAATGTCATCACAAATTTCCCTTTCTTAATTGTTGGTGTTCTGGGCTTTGTTCTAGCCCTCGATGGAGCTGTCTTCTACATAAG TTCTCAAGGAGAAGTCTATGCTTGGGTAGTATTCTATGCTGGAATAGTAGGCGTGGCTTTTGGTTCTGCTTATTACCATTTGAAGCCTGACAACCACCGTGTGTTGTGGGACACTTTACCG ATGATGGTGGCATTTTCTTCGCTTTTTTCCGCATTGGTTGTTGAGAGATTCGGCCAGAGGATCGGGTTGTTCTGCCTGTTTGCACTCATTTTTGCTGCCGTTCTTTGTGTAGTTTATGAACG AAATTATAATGACATTCGGTTCTGCATGATATTCCAGTTGACTCTTCCTCTAGCTATTCCAGTAATAGCATTTATGTATAGCTCCAAGTACACTCACTCAAGATATTGGTTTCTGGCTACAG GTATTTATCTGCTAGCAAAATTTGAAGGCGCTACTGACAAGAAACTTTACCATGCAAATAACTACATTATCAGCGGGCATTCTTTGGAACACTTATGCTTATCGTTGATCCCAATTGTGCTCAGCATAATGCTCATCTACAGGGAATCTAAGTTTCAAAG GTTAGTTGATCTTAAAGATCGACATCAAAGAGGAGTGAATGATGATTTTTCAACTGAGCTATATATGGCTGAGACTTTACAGCACACTGAGCAAGTCAAAACAAACTAG
- the LOC112706372 gene encoding uncharacterized protein isoform X1 has translation MAWVPRFNASRIWLPAFLFSLCILFFTPTIPRSHNHHHFVDMRNLLGVPNTINVITNFPFLIVGVLGFVLALDGAVFYISSQGEVYAWVVFYAGIVGVAFGSAYYHLKPDNHRVLWDTLPVGIADQMMVAFSSLFSALVVERFGQRIGLFCLFALIFAAVLCVVYERNYNDIRFCMIFQLTLPLAIPVIAFMYSSKYTHSRYWFLATGIYLLAKFEGATDKKLYHANNYIISGHSLEHLCLSLIPIVLSIMLIYRESKFQRLVDLKDRHQRGVNDDFSTELYMAETLQHTEQVKTN, from the exons ATGGCTTGGGTACCAAGATTCAACGCAAGTCGTATATGGCTACCTgcatttctcttctctctttgcaTCCTCTTCTTCACTCCCACTATCCCTCGCTCCCACAACCACCACCATTTCGTTGACATGCGCAATCTTCTCG GAGTTCCCAACACCATCAATGTCATCACAAATTTCCCTTTCTTAATTGTTGGTGTTCTGGGCTTTGTTCTAGCCCTCGATGGAGCTGTCTTCTACATAAG TTCTCAAGGAGAAGTCTATGCTTGGGTAGTATTCTATGCTGGAATAGTAGGCGTGGCTTTTGGTTCTGCTTATTACCATTTGAAGCCTGACAACCACCGTGTGTTGTGGGACACTTTACCGGTTGGTATTGCAGACCAA ATGATGGTGGCATTTTCTTCGCTTTTTTCCGCATTGGTTGTTGAGAGATTCGGCCAGAGGATCGGGTTGTTCTGCCTGTTTGCACTCATTTTTGCTGCCGTTCTTTGTGTAGTTTATGAACG AAATTATAATGACATTCGGTTCTGCATGATATTCCAGTTGACTCTTCCTCTAGCTATTCCAGTAATAGCATTTATGTATAGCTCCAAGTACACTCACTCAAGATATTGGTTTCTGGCTACAG GTATTTATCTGCTAGCAAAATTTGAAGGCGCTACTGACAAGAAACTTTACCATGCAAATAACTACATTATCAGCGGGCATTCTTTGGAACACTTATGCTTATCGTTGATCCCAATTGTGCTCAGCATAATGCTCATCTACAGGGAATCTAAGTTTCAAAG GTTAGTTGATCTTAAAGATCGACATCAAAGAGGAGTGAATGATGATTTTTCAACTGAGCTATATATGGCTGAGACTTTACAGCACACTGAGCAAGTCAAAACAAACTAG